Proteins found in one Salvelinus alpinus chromosome 11, SLU_Salpinus.1, whole genome shotgun sequence genomic segment:
- the bcap29 gene encoding B-cell receptor-associated protein 29, with translation MTLQWTAVAFFLYVEMGVLLILCLPFVSATRWQSIFQLRIWNKMARFWNKFFLAMIIILIVLFLDAVREVRKYSGAGNSKDANLHPNMFDNLHMKLFRAQRNLYISGFSLFLWLVLRRVITLINQLATASSTTASLQTKAESDNQTAKKYMEDNELLKQTLMDGKGNKATAEGNELLRKEMENLRGELKGSEEALKRSQSEMEAMKKQSDGLTKEYDRLLKEHQNLQEIGDKKDD, from the exons ATGACGTTGCAATGGACTGCAGTTGCCTTCTTCCTCTATGTGGAAATGGGTGTACTCCTGATCCTCTGTCTACCCTTCGTCTCAGCCACCAG ATGGCAGAGTATCTTCCAGCTGAGAATATGGAACAAAATGGCCAGGTTTTGGAATAAATTCTTCCTCGCCATGATCATAATCCTTATAGTCCTCTTCCTCG ATGCTGTGCGTGAGGTGAGGAAGTATTCGGGGGCGGGAAACAGCAAGGATGCTAATCTGCATCCCAACATGTTTGACAACCTCCACATGAAGCTGTTCAGAGCCCAGAGGAACCTCTACATCTCCGgcttttccctctttctctggCT AGTGCTGAGGCGGGTGATCACGCTGATCAACCAGCTGGCGACGGCGTCTAGCACCACGGCCTCTCTGCAGACCAAGGCAGAGAGTGACAACCAAACTGCCAAGAAATACATGGAGGACAACGAGCTACTGAAACAG ACTCTGATGGATGGGAAGGGGAACAAGGccacagcagagggaaacgagcTGCTGAGAAAAGAGATGGAGAACCTGAGAGGAGAACTGAAGGGCTCAGAGGAAG CCTTGAAAAGGTCCCAATCCGAGATGGAAGCTATGAAGAAACAATCCGATGGACTGACCAAAGAATACGACCGACTGCTGAAAGAACACCAG AATCTTCAAGAGATTGGAGACAAAAAGGATGATTGA